One window of Quercus robur chromosome 5, dhQueRobu3.1, whole genome shotgun sequence genomic DNA carries:
- the LOC126727924 gene encoding uncharacterized protein LOC126727924, with translation MEEPTIQYVGGSVRLLTEIDPDKLSYFEIRDLCHLVGAPKEHSRYKYLIPDDVEPLAVEYPDAGGVADGGVGGDAGGVVDGGVGGDAGGVADGVGGHADVEDVDIDARDEEQNVEGDDDDDDWLNEGLEGDGFGDDVFAAQNSAPQGSAPNTNPESSNAPHTDPEWAKPALEDDLVSMDGSDDEQVLEQVEFNAKSDMRNVVLKKEMKFPNAKVFRAALREYAIKKPIDIKFKLNEKTKISVHYKNGCGWRCYASQISGEVTFQIKTLTDDCTCPKSFKNSQATSAYVAKRFVEDFSKNLNWEVSGVHNHVMQNLSVDLSVNQVYRSKRKAKDLINGNEQLQYGVLRDYAQMITTIDKGSRVILQTEMAEETSQPKFKRIYVRFNAQKVGFLGGCRPFIGLDGCYIKHRFGGQILSATAKDANDNIFPVAMAVVEQEIRESWIWFLEIFADDIGRLEELQLVFISDRQKGLIPAIETLFPTVEHRYCVKHIYNNFKVDHKGLELKDALWRCAAAITVREFERCMQYIRDLDEKAYEYLANIAPAQWTRSHFTPRALTDCLVNNLSESFNAMILKSRDKPILAMLEWIRVRLMTRLYTKKEGIQKYAGKLCPSIQDRLEKLKVESKAFSATPAGSFLYEVGSQYERHVVDLVKKTCSCRSWDLNGIPCKHAITAIYTSIETPEDYTHLCYFKETYMEIYKEVLPPMPGQSEWAETGQPAPLAPHIYKPPGRPPKQRKRASDEPRNPYKASRQNRHIRCGKCKKEGHNSRECKAGITGETPWQRRQRLQREKAVSN, from the exons ATGGAGGAGCCAACCATACAATATGTGGGTGGGTCTGTACGTTTACTGACAGAGATTGACCCTGACAAGTTGAGTTACTTTGAAATTCGGGATTTATGCCATCTAGTTGGTGCTCCTAAGGAACACAGTAGATATAAGTATTTAATTCCTGATG ATGTGGAGCCATTGGCAGTTGAGTATCCTGATGCAGGGGGAGTGGCAGATGGTGGTGTAGGTGGTGATGCAGGGGGAGTGGTAGATGGTGGTGTAGGTGGTGATGCAGGGGGAGTGGCAGATGGTGTAGGTGGTCATGCAG atgttgaggaTGTTGACATTGATGCAAGAGATGAAGAACAGAATGTtgaaggagatgatgatgatgatgattggctAAATGAAGGCCTAGAGGGGGATGGCTTTGGTGATGATGTATTTGCTGCTCAAAACTCAGCTCCACAAGGTTCTGCTCCCAATACAAAcccagaatcaagcaatgcaccccACACAGACCCTGAGTGGGCTAAGCCAGCCCTTGAGGATGACCTGGTAAGCATGGATGGGTCTGATGATGAGCAGGTACTTGAGCAAGTAGAGTTTAATGCTAAGAGTGACATGAGAAATGTTGTACtgaagaaggagatgaagttCCCTAATGCAAAGGTGTTCAGAGCTGCTTTGAGGGAGTATGCAATCAAAAAACCTATTGACatcaaattcaagcttaatgagaagaccaagatatcAGTTCACTACAAGAATGGGTGTGGGTGGAGATGTTATGCATCTCAAATAAGTGGAGAGGTAACATTTCAAATTAAGACCTTGACTGATGACTGTACTTGTCCCAAGTCTTTCAAAAACAGCCAAGCAACATCAGCTTATGTTGCTAAGAGGTTCGTTgaggattttagcaaaaatctAAATTGGGAGGTGAGTGGTGTACACAACCATGTGATGCAAAATTTATCTGTTGACCTAAGTGTAAATCAAGTGTATAGGTCAAAGAGAAAGGCAAAGGATTTGATAAATGGAAATGAGCAACTGCAATATGGTGTCCTTAGGGACTATGCACAAATGATAACCACTATAGACAAGGGGAGTAGGGTTATACTGCAGACAGAAATGGCTGAGGAGACTTCCCAGCCAAAATTTAAGAGGATATATGTTAGGTTCAATGCTCAGAAGGTAGGATTTTTAGGTGGATGCAGGCCATTTATAGGTTTAGATGGTTGTTACATAAAGCACAGATTTGGTGGGCAAATCTTATCTGCCACTGCCAAGGATGCAAATGACAACATTTTTCCAGTAGCCATGGCTGTTGTGGAACAAGAAATCAGGGAGTcttggatatggtttttggaaatttttgctgATGATATAGGGAGGCTAGAGGAGCTTCAGTTGGTCTTCATTTCTGATAGGCAAAAG GGGCTTATACCTGCAATAGAGACACTATTCCCTACCGTGGAGCATAGATACTGTGTGAAACACatctacaacaatttcaaagttGATCACAAGGGATTGGAGCTGAAGGATGCATTGTGGAGGTGTGCTGCTGCCATAACAGTAAGGGAGTTTGAGAGATGCATGCAGTACATAagggatttggatgaaaaggcATATGAGTATCTTGCAAACATTGCACCTGCACAGTGGACAAGGTCACACTTCACTCCTAGGGCCTTAACAGATTGTTTGGTAAATAATTTGAGTGAGTCTTTTAATGCAATGATATTGAAGTCTAGGGACAAGCCTATCTTGGCAATGTTGGAGTGGATTAGGGTTAGACTTATGACTAGACTTTACACAAAAAAGGAAGGGATACAGAAGTATGCTGGAAAGTTGTGTCCAAGCATACAAGATAGGTTGGAGAAATTGAAGGTTGAAAGTAAGGCATTTAGTGCTACCCCAGCTGGTAGTTTCCTTTATGAGGTAGGCAGTCAGTATGAGAGGCATGTAGTTGATTTGGTGAAGAAGACATGTAGTTGTAGGTCTTGGGATTTAAATGGCATTCCCTGCAAACATGCCATAACAGCCATTTATACAAGCATTGAGACACCAGAAGACTATACCCACCTATGctacttcaaagaaacttacatgGAGATATACAAGGAGGTACTTCCTCCCATGCCTGGCCAGTCAGAATGGGCTGAGACTGGACAGCCTGCTCCCCTGGCACCTCACATATACAAACCACCAGGCAGACCAcccaagcaaagaaagaggGCTTCTGATGAGCCTAGGAACCCTTACAAAGCAAGTAGACAGAACAGACATATAAGATGTGGGAAATGCAAAAAGGAAGGGCATAACTCAAGAGAGTGCAAGGCTGGCATCACTGGGGAGACACCATGGCAGAGGAGACAGAgacttcaaagagaaaaagctgTAAGCAATTAG
- the LOC126727925 gene encoding uncharacterized protein LOC126727925 produces the protein MALCWNCRGLGTPRSVGALHNLVRRWDPEVIFLTETKKKIAGMKKVKLKLGFVNGFHVQRQGRGGGLTMFWRKEVNLEIKSYSKYHIDVVVTEEAFGFKWRITGFYGHPEHIRGKNLGDLGYSSFNFTWCNQQEGNNRIYLRLDRALATQDWLEHFPRVRLQHLEDTTSDHCPILLTDSNSSHGHGKRRFFFEAIWAKWSDCKELIEEIPRKIKEKQATLSELTKKDTAGQNGAEINGLRKEINTLLDDELWWQQRSRVQWLGEGDRNTNYFHHHASERRRKNIVVGLWNDEGAWCESKESIIRTAINYFEDIYTSTHPTRVEEVTDLIPTKVTAEMNATLTQEFTVEEVRTALGQMHPTKAPSPDGMSALFYQKYWDIVGLDVANMVLNVLNSNAYITDINNTYITFVPKVKMPNKMKYFHPINLCNVAYKLLSKVLANRLKTVLPQIISENQNAFLSERLIIDNVLVAFELMHHLEHKKSGNNGYMEVKLDMSKAYDRVEWDFIEKVMRRMGFHEKWIGWVLKCITTVSYSILINGEAHGNISPTRGLRQGNPLSPYLFLLCTEAFSTLIDDASNRQKLNGVSICRGCPSVTHLFFADDNLLFCKVDRREVSKLLEILDLYEAALGKKINTEKSSLTFSHNTSLETRNEVLGTLGPMQDSRRGKYLSLLSVIGKSKNQVFAEIKEKVGKKLFGWKEKMLSMGGKEILIKVVTQAIPTYTMSCFQLPKGLCEDLERMERNFWWGQRDQEAKMSMVSWGKMCKPKAQGGMGFRNLQAFNLAMLSKQAWRILTNPHSLIARIYKAKYFPYSDILGAKLGCNPSYAWRSIYNSLVVVKRGTRWRVGNGKMIHVDKVMRFFLPFEAETILNIPLSYSLPEDSIMWMGNKHGVFTVKSAYYVALPLVEKFEAGECSTSDCRTHLWKKMWQLRLPAKIRIFSWKACMDGLPTRLNLAKHGLNIEARCPLCEKAFESTSHALIHCDKLREVVHESGGSSPSQIWNIARRTCEDYRDDVACCILKQQPPDVGWVAPPPEYYKINVDGATTGQRSMSCGGVVIRDSRGLVIAAGSKVLIGAYVVNVTEALAVVEGIRLAKELELLQVIIESNSIVVVEAISASNCNGELGPIV, from the exons ATGGCCTTATGCTGGAACTGTCGGGGGCTTGGGACCCCCCGGTCAGTTGGAGCGCTACACAATCTGGTGCGGCGCTGGGATCCCGAGGTGATCTTCTTAAcggaaacaaaaaagaagattgCTGGTATGAAGAAGGTAAAGCTAAAATTGGGTTTTGTTAATGGTTTCCATGTTCAAAGACAAGGGAGAGGAGGCGGATTGACCATGTTTTGGAGGAAAGAAGTCAATCTAGAGATTAAGAGTTATTCGAAGTACCATATCGATGTAGTAGTAACAGAGGAAGCTTTTGGTTTCAAATGGAGGATAACAGGCTTTTATGGCCATCCTGAACACATCAGAGGAAAGAATCTTGGTG ATTTGGGTTATTCTAGTTTTAATTTTACCTGGTGTAACCAACAAGAGGGAAATAACAGAATTTATTTGAGGCTGGATAGGGCTTTAGCTACTCAGGATTGGTTAGAGCACTTCCCAAGAGTAAGACTGCAGCATCTAGAAGATACAACGTCTGATCATTGTCCTATCCTTCTTACCGATTCAAACAGCTCTCATGGGCATGGAAAACGTAGATTCTTTTTTGAAGCTATTTGGGCCAAATGGTCTGATTGTAAGGAGTTGATTGAAGAG ATTCCGAGAAAGATAAAAGAGAAGCAAGCTACTCTAAGTGAGCTAACCAAAAAGGATACGGCAGGGCAAAATGGGGCTGAAATCAATGGGTTAAGGAAGGAAATTAATACCTTGTTGGATGATGAGTTGTGGTGGCAACAAAGGTCAAGGGTGCAATGGTTGGGGGAAGGTGATCGTAATACAAATTACTTTCATCATCATGCTTCAGAGAGAAGGCGCAAGAATATAGTAGTCGGTTTGTGGAATGATGAAGGTGCATGGTGTGAAAGTAAGGAGAGTATAATCAGGACAGCAATTAACTACTTTGAAGATATCTACACTTCCACTCACCCGACACGTGTGGAGGAGGTAACTGACCTAATCCCTACCAAAGTGACCGCGGAAATGAATGCTACACTTACTCAGGAGTTCACTGTCGAGGAAGTCAGAACAGCTTTAGGACAAATGCACCCGACCAAAGCGCCTAGCCCAGATGGTATGTCAGCTTTATTTTATCAGAAATATTGGGATATTGTAGGCCTTGATGTTGCTAATATGGTGTTAAATGTACTTAATTCGAATGCATATATAACTGATATCAATAACACTTATATAACATTTGTTCCTAAAGTGAAAATGcctaataaaatgaaatattttcatCCCATCAATCTCTGTAATGTAGCTTACAAACTGTTATCCAAAGTGCTGGCCAACCGCCTCAAAACTGTGCTGCCCCAAATAATCTCTGAAAATCAAAACGCCTTCCTCTCAGAGAGACTAATCATTGACAACGTTCTTGTTGCTTTCGAGCTAATGCATCACTTGGAGCATAAGAAGAGTGGAAATAATGGCTATATGGAGGTTAAGCTAGATATGAGCAAGGCCTATGATCGGGTCGAATGGGATTTTATAGAAAAGGTAATGAGGAGGATGGGTTTTCATGAAAAATGGATTGGATGGGTGCTGAAATGTATTACAACTGTCTCATACTCTATTCTAATTAATGGGGAGGCTCATGGCAACATCTCTCCAACCAGGGGACTAAGACAGGGGAATCCCCTCTCCCCCTATTTGTTTCTCCTCTGTACGGAAGCCTTCTCTACCCTTATAGATGATGCTAGTAACAGACAAAAGCTCAATGGTGTCTCCATATGCAGGGGCTGCCCTAGTGTcacacatttattttttgcggATGACAACCTGCTTTTTTGCAAGGTTGATAGGAGGGAAGTTAGCAAGCTTTTGGAAATCCTTGATCTCTATGAGGCAGCTCTAgggaaaaaaatcaacacaGAGAAGTCCTCATTGACCTTTAGCCACAATACCTCTCTTGAAACCAGAAATGAGGTCCTGGGCACCTTGGGACCAATGCAAGACTCAAGGCGAGGGAAGTATCTCAGCCTCCTATCAGTAATTGGCAAGTCGAAGAATCAAGTCTTTGcagaaataaaagagaaggtGGGGAAAAAACTCTTCGGATGGAAGGAAAAAATGCTCTCAATGGGAGGGAAGGAGATTTTAATCAAAGTGGTTACACAGGCTATACCTACGTATACCATGAGTTGTTTTCAACTCCCAAAAGGGTTATGTGAGGACTTGGAAAGGATGGAAaggaatttttggtgggggcaaagaGATCAAGAAGCTAAAATGTCTATGGTTAGTTGGGGAAAAATGTGTAAACCAAAAGCACAAGGGGGTATGGGCTTTCGTAACTTACAAGCATTCAATCTAGCAATGTTATCTAAGCAAGCATGGCGAATCCTCACGAATCCTCATTCCCTGATCGCAAGAATATACAAAGCTAAGTACTTTCCCTACAGTGATATCTTAGGAGCAAAGCTTGGTTGCAATCCTTCTTATGCGTGGCGGAGCATATACAATAGCTTAGTAGTAGTTAAGAGGGGTACAAGATGGCGGGTAGGCAATGGTAAAATGATTCAC GTGGACAAAGTGATGAGGTTTTTCCTCCCCTTTGAAGCTGAAACCATTCTGAACATTCCCCTTAGCTACAGTCTACCGGAAGATAGTATTATGTGGATGGGGAATAAGCATGGTGTTTTCACTGTCAAGAGTGCATACTATGTTGCTCTTCCCCTTGTAGAAAAATTTGAGGCTGGGGAGTGCTCAACTAGTGACTGCAGGACTCACTTGTGGAAGAAAATGTGGCAGCTAAGGCTCCCTGCCAAGATCAGAATTTTTTCTTGGAAAGCTTGCATGGACGGACTGCCTACTAGGCTTAATTTGGCTAAGCATGGACTGAATATTGAAGCCAGGTGTCCACTTTGTGAGAAAGCCTTTGAAAGCACTAGCCATGCTCTAATACACTGTGATAAGCTTAGGGAG GTGGTTCATGAGTCAGGTGGCTCTTCCCCCTCCCAAATTTGGAACATTGCAAGGCGCACCTGTGAGGATTATAGAGATGATGTTGCGTGTTGCATTTTGAAACAACAACCACCTGATGTGGGTTGGGTGGCTCCCCCGCCtgaatactataaaataaatgttgatgGTGCTACTACAGGGCAGAGGAGTATGTCTTGTGGGGGTGTGGTTATCCGAGATAGCAGGGGCTTGGTGATTGCTGCGGGTAGCAAAGTCTTGATTGGAGCTTATGTTGTAAATGTCACGGAAGCACTTGCTGTAGTGGAAGGAATCCGCTTGGCAAAGGAGTTGGAGCTTCTCCAAGTGATTATCGAGTCCAATTCAATCGTGGTGGTTGAAGCCATTAGTGCAAGCAATTGTAATGGAGAGCTGGGTCCGATCGTTTAG